Below is a genomic region from Ammonifex degensii KC4.
AAAAAGACGGGGAAGGGGAGAAGTTCGGGTATCTCTTCAACGTGGCCGAGGCTGTGGCCAACTTCTACGCCGAGCACGAGAGGCTTCCTAAAGACTTCTTCGAACTCCAGAAAAAGCCCGAGCCTAAAAAGTTCACCTTCACGACTTCCCCGGACGACGGTCCTGAGAAAGGGCAGGTGGTGAGGTACGAGTGCGACGGGAAAGTCCTGCGGGGCCGGGTGAAGCTTCCGAACTCTCCCGAGCCCAGGAAGGAAGAAGACTGGCGGTGGTTCTCCTTCGAGGCCGAACTCCCGGAGAAGCTCCGGGAGAAGCTGGCTCAGGGAGGAAAGCTCTGTGCCCCTGACCTGAGGCTCAAGGTCAAGCCTTCGGGCAAGCTCGTCGCCCTCCTCGATGTCAAGGTGGAGGTGCCGGAAAAGACGCCTTCAGGTGAAAAAGACCGGGCGCTGGGGGTCGACTGGGGCCTGAGGAAGCTCGTGACCGGCACCGTGGTCTCGAAAGAAGGACAGCTCACCCCTCCCTTCTTCGTCTTCTGGCAGGCCTTAAAAGGCAAGCTCCTCCGCATCCGGGAGGAGATAAGCCGGCTGCAGAAAACACGCGACCGGTATGAGAGGAAAAGCCCGGAGTGGAAGGAGTACAACCGGATGATAGCCTCTGCCTGGCAGAAGTACCACCGGATACAGCACCAGCTCGCCCACCAGGTGTCGAGCCTCTTAGTGCTCTTAGCTAAGGCATGCAGTTGCCGGTACATCTTTGTCGAGTGGCTTCTCACCCTGCGTGGGGAGAAGGGAAGGTCGAAGGACCTCAACTGGTGGGTGACCACCACGGTGAGGGGGCTCCTCTTCAGGCTTCTGAGGTATAAAGCAAGACTCCTAGGGATCAGGGTCATACCGGTTCCTCCGGGCGGCACGAGCACCGTTTGCCCCAGATGCCTGAAGGAAGGCAAGCACGTCAAGTCGCCGGGGGAGCCTGAGGAGAAGGACTCCGGTTCCTGGTTTGTCTGTCCTTCCTGCGGGTACAGCGCCGACCGGGACTACGTGGGGAGCCTCAACGTCGGGAGGACGGGCTTTAAGCTTGAAAGGCCGCTGACCTACACGGTCTGTCAGGCCGCGGCGGAGCCGTTCCCGTCGCAGGGAGCCCTTGAGGCGATGACCTTCACCACGCTGGGGTACGTCAAAAGCGTCTTCGTGGCCAACTTCAACGCGCTGACCAGACTCTTGGAACCCGCAGTCTTACCTAGCATAACCTAGCGTGGGAGGAACGGTATAGAGGTTGGCATTTCGGTCGGGGTAGCCTACTGTCCCGAGGACGGCGAAGACGCCCATACTCTTCTCTCCGCCGCTGACGCGCGCATGTACGCTGAGAAAGAAGCGAAGAAGAACCACCTGTACGCATTTGGCTTGCTGGCCGAAAACAGTAACCCGCTAGAATTCGGGATAGCCCGGAAGAGGGTTTTTACGGTGAAAGGAGGTGTTTTAACGGGAAGGCAGCAGTTAGCCGAATACTGGCCTCGGCTGCCGGAGAAAATAGGAGAAGGAACGCCGGGGAGGTAATAAAGTGCTAGATCTGGCGGTAGAGGCCCACGATCTGGCCCGGGCGCGGACCGGTAAAGAGATTCCCGGGGTAAGGGTGGAGAAAGAGGAACACCCTTATGCCCTGGTGACCACCGTGCAGGTGGAGACGGAAGAGGCAGAGCGCTTGATGCAAAAGCCTAAAGGTACCTACATCACCATCGAATCCTCTGCGCTTTTAGAGAACAACCGGCAGATCCACCAGGAACTGATAAAACTTCTGGGAGAAAAGCTCAGCCTGCTGCTGAAAGACTTGCCCGAGACGGCCAGCGCTTTGATAGTGGGCCTGGGAAACTGGCACGCCACCCCGGATGCTTTGGGTCCTCGCACGGTCGATTACACCCTGGTCACCCGGCACCTCTTTCACTACGCCCCCCAGGAGCTGCGGGGAGGGCTTAGAGAGGTAAGTGCCTTGGCGCCGGGGGTGCTGGGCACCACAGGAATCGAGACGGCCGAAATAATTCGCGGTGTGGTGGAGAAGATAAAGCCCGACGTGGTCATCACCATAGACGCACTGGCGGCCCGTAGCGTGGCCCGGATAGCCACCAGCATCCAGTTGGCCGATACGGGCATAAGCCCCGGCTCAGGCATAGGCAACGACCGAGCAGGCATTAACCGGGAGACCATGGGGGTGCCGGTGATAGCTGTCGGGGTCCCCACCGTCGTCCACGCCGCCTTTATTGCCCAGGATGCCATGGAAAGACTTTGGCAGGAACTCAACCAGCACCCGCGCTTGCGAGAAGTGTATAAGTACCTGCATCCGGAGTTGGTTCAGCGGGTGATCGATCAACTGCTGGCTCCTTTCGGCGGGCGTTTGATGGTTACCCCCAAGGAGATCGACACGTTGGTACAGAACACGGCGCGCATTTTGGCTGGGGGCTTAGCGGTGGCCCTTCACCCGGGCATGAATCCGGAAGAGGCCTACCTCTATCTATAATTAAAACCGCGGGTGGAGAGGTTTATAATGCCGAGCCTTTCCTTCCTCCACCCGCGGGTAAGAGGAACTTAACGGGTGGTACCCAGGACATTGGCCGCCAGATTACGCTCGTACTCCAGGATCATCCGGCGGACCATGTGACCCCCGATGGCCCCGTTCATACGGGAGGGGACGTCACCAAGGTAGCTCCCAGGCGGGAGGTTGATGCCCACCTCGCGGGCGATCTCCCACTTCATCTGGTCAAGCGCCGCCCGCGCCTCGGGCACCAGCACCCGGTTGGTGCGCTGACCCTGTGCCATTTTCTTCACCTCCTTCGCCGCCTTTCTGGTCTTATTTTTCGTGGGTATAAGGAGAGTCATACCCGGTAAAACTTAGCCTACGAAGTCTCTAAAGGCGGCGAAACGGAGGGCAATCTCTTGGCGCAAAATCCTACCTAAAGGGGAGGAAAGAGAGGGGTCTTTTTCCAAGAAGCGCCAGGCTTCTTCCCGGGCCAAGGGAAGGAGCTGGTGGTCGCGCAGAAGATCGGCCACTTTCAGTTCCGGCAGGCCCGACTGGCGGGTACCGAAAAATTCTCCCGGCCCTCTTATCCGGAGGTCTTCTTCGGCCAGGGCAAAGCCGTCTCTCAAGTTGGTGAAGGCCTTGAGCCGGGCCTGGGCTTCAGGGGTCACCTTGTCGGCTACCAGGATGCAGTAAGAAGGCTTGTCGCTACGCCCCACCCGGCCGCGTAGCTGGTGTAGCTGGGCCAGGCCGAAGCGGTCGGCGTCGTAGATCACCATCACTGTGGCGTTGGGAACGTCAACTCCTACTTCCACCACGCTGGTGGTGACCAGAAGTTTTATTTCTCCGCTCCGGAAGGCGGCCATTACCCGCTCTTTTTCTTCCAGCTTGAGCCGACCGTGCAGAAGCCCGATCTGAAACTCCGGGAAGAACTTCTTAAGTTCCTCTGCCAGTTTGCTGGCTGCCTGGGCATTGAGTTCCTCCGACTCTTCGATAAGGGGGCAGACGAAAAAGGCCTGGTTTCCTTGGGCTGCTTCCTGGCGGATGAAGTTATAGACGCGGGGAAGGGCACTCGGCTTTATCCATATGGTCTTTACTGGCTGCCTCCCCGGAGGAAGGGAGTCTATCACGCTAAGATCTAGGTCGCCGTAAAGAGTAAGGGCCAGAGTGCGAGGGATGGGAGTGGCGGTCATAACCAGGACGTCCGGGGCTTCTCCTTTCCGGCGCAAGATCGTCCGCTGACGCACACCGAAGCGATGCTGTTCGTCTATTACCACCAGCCCCAGGCGGTGAAAGCTTACTTCCTCCTGGATTAAGGTGTGGGTGCCTATAACTACGTCTATGTCCCCCCGGGCTATGGCCGCTATTTGCCGCCAGCGCAGCTCTTTTTTGAGGTTGCCGGTCAGCAATCCCACCTTTATACCAATTTTTTCTAAAAGAGGATGAAGGTTCAAGAAATGCTGCTCGGCCAGTATTTCGGTGGGGGCCATGAGGGCTCCCTGTAACCCGTTTTCCACCGCCTTGACCAGGGCCAGAGCTGCCACCACCGTTTTGCCCGCTCCCACGTCCCCCTGAAGCAGCCGGTGCATGGGGCGGGGACTTTCCATGTCCCGGGAGATCTCCCTCCAGGCCCGCTCCTGGGCCGGGGTCAAGGTGAAGGGGAGGCTTGCCAGGAACTGCTGGACTAGGGGGCCGTCCGGGCGGCAGGGATAGGGTTTTTGGGCTGAGGCCAGGTGGCGTCGGCGTTGCCCTAGGGCCAGTTGGAGGAGAAAAAGCTCTTCCAGTACCAGCCTTTTTCGGGCCTCCTCCGCCTTTTCCAGGGTGGAGGGAAAGTGAACTTCCCGCAGGGCCTGAGCGCGGGTGAAAAAGCCCTGCCGAAGAAGGTGCGGGGGCAAGAGCTCCGGGAGTTCGGCGGCATTTTCCTCCAGCGCTCGGAAGATTAAAGAGCGGAGGGTGCGCTGGGGTAGCTTCTCCGTAGAAGGGTAGATGGGGACAATGCGTCCCGAGTTAATTCCTTCTTCGTCCTCTCCGATCTCGAAGTCGGCCACCTGTATTTCTATGAAGCCTAGCAACCGGCGCACTTTCCCGGTGACCGTAACTTTAACTCCCGGCTTGAGGATTTGGGTGAGGTAGGTTTGGTTGAACCACACGGCGTAAAAAGTTCCTTCGGGGTGGCGCAAAGCGGCCCGGATTATCTTGAGCCCGGAGCGTGCCGTGCTTTCCTCTACTGTCAGGACTTCCCCCCGAGCCGTTACCGTTTCTCCGTCAACCAGGGTTTGTAAGGGTCGGCTGAAGGTGCGGTCTTCGTAGCGGCGGGGAAGGTGGTATAAAAGATCTCCTA
It encodes:
- a CDS encoding RNA-guided endonuclease InsQ/TnpB family protein, with protein sequence MILTTSLRLPDELVEPLKNLTALGLKVQERVLAMYWSPEGLEAVVSSPGKAWKLLDTQLSRPQDVYVPSRAWRCILESAGRILRSMAERKRIFELLLPYFNGKAKDAAKELYGLLKKDGEGEKFGYLFNVAEAVANFYAEHERLPKDFFELQKKPEPKKFTFTTSPDDGPEKGQVVRYECDGKVLRGRVKLPNSPEPRKEEDWRWFSFEAELPEKLREKLAQGGKLCAPDLRLKVKPSGKLVALLDVKVEVPEKTPSGEKDRALGVDWGLRKLVTGTVVSKEGQLTPPFFVFWQALKGKLLRIREEISRLQKTRDRYERKSPEWKEYNRMIASAWQKYHRIQHQLAHQVSSLLVLLAKACSCRYIFVEWLLTLRGEKGRSKDLNWWVTTTVRGLLFRLLRYKARLLGIRVIPVPPGGTSTVCPRCLKEGKHVKSPGEPEEKDSGSWFVCPSCGYSADRDYVGSLNVGRTGFKLERPLTYTVCQAAAEPFPSQGALEAMTFTTLGYVKSVFVANFNALTRLLEPAVLPSIT
- the gpr gene encoding GPR endopeptidase, encoding MLDLAVEAHDLARARTGKEIPGVRVEKEEHPYALVTTVQVETEEAERLMQKPKGTYITIESSALLENNRQIHQELIKLLGEKLSLLLKDLPETASALIVGLGNWHATPDALGPRTVDYTLVTRHLFHYAPQELRGGLREVSALAPGVLGTTGIETAEIIRGVVEKIKPDVVITIDALAARSVARIATSIQLADTGISPGSGIGNDRAGINRETMGVPVIAVGVPTVVHAAFIAQDAMERLWQELNQHPRLREVYKYLHPELVQRVIDQLLAPFGGRLMVTPKEIDTLVQNTARILAGGLAVALHPGMNPEEAYLYL
- a CDS encoding alpha/beta-type small acid-soluble spore protein, which translates into the protein MAQGQRTNRVLVPEARAALDQMKWEIAREVGINLPPGSYLGDVPSRMNGAIGGHMVRRMILEYERNLAANVLGTTR
- the recG gene encoding ATP-dependent DNA helicase RecG; translation: MATIWERPVQYLKGVGPQRARWLSRLGINTVGDLLYHLPRRYEDRTFSRPLQTLVDGETVTARGEVLTVEESTARSGLKIIRAALRHPEGTFYAVWFNQTYLTQILKPGVKVTVTGKVRRLLGFIEIQVADFEIGEDEEGINSGRIVPIYPSTEKLPQRTLRSLIFRALEENAAELPELLPPHLLRQGFFTRAQALREVHFPSTLEKAEEARKRLVLEELFLLQLALGQRRRHLASAQKPYPCRPDGPLVQQFLASLPFTLTPAQERAWREISRDMESPRPMHRLLQGDVGAGKTVVAALALVKAVENGLQGALMAPTEILAEQHFLNLHPLLEKIGIKVGLLTGNLKKELRWRQIAAIARGDIDVVIGTHTLIQEEVSFHRLGLVVIDEQHRFGVRQRTILRRKGEAPDVLVMTATPIPRTLALTLYGDLDLSVIDSLPPGRQPVKTIWIKPSALPRVYNFIRQEAAQGNQAFFVCPLIEESEELNAQAASKLAEELKKFFPEFQIGLLHGRLKLEEKERVMAAFRSGEIKLLVTTSVVEVGVDVPNATVMVIYDADRFGLAQLHQLRGRVGRSDKPSYCILVADKVTPEAQARLKAFTNLRDGFALAEEDLRIRGPGEFFGTRQSGLPELKVADLLRDHQLLPLAREEAWRFLEKDPSLSSPLGRILRQEIALRFAAFRDFVG